AACCCGAGGCGCAGCGGTGAACCGGGTGTTCGTCACGCGCCGCATTCCGCATGCCGGCCTCGATCTGCTCACCAGGGCCGGCGCGCAGGTGCGCATCGGCCAGCGCGACGAGGAGGCGGCGGTGCCGCAGCCCGTGCTCGAGGACGGCGTGCGCTGGTGCGACGTGTTGCTGTCGCTGCTCACCGAGCGGGTGGACCGCCCGCTGCTGGAGTTGAATCCCACACTGCGCGGCGTGGCGAACTACGCGGTGGGATTCAACAACATCGACGTGCCGGCGGCCACCGCGCTGGGCATTCCCGTGAGCAACACACCGGGCGTGCTCACCGACAGCACTGCCGACCTCACGTGGGCGCTCATCCTGGCGGTGGCGCGGCGCATTCCCGAAGCGCACGCATACATGACGGCCGGGCGGTACAGGCTCTGGGGGCCCAATCTGCTGCTCGGCGCCGACGTGAGCCCGGGCGGCAGCGGGCGCCGCAAGGTGCTCGGCGTGATCGGCTTCGGGCGCATCGGCCGCGCCGTGACCCGGCGCGCGGCGGGGTTCGACATGGACGTGCTCGCGTACGATCCCGACGCGCGCGCGCAGATCGACGCCGACCCGCTGGCGCGGTGGGCCGACCTGGACGAACTGCTGCGCCAGAGCGATTTCGTCACGCTGCACCCGCTGCTCACGCCCGACACGCGCCACCTGATCGACGAGCGCGCGCTCAGGCTGATGAAGCGGAGCGCGTACCTGATCAACGTGTCGCGCGGGCCCGTGGTTGACGAGCAGGCGCTGGTGCATGCGCTGCGCGGCGGGAAGATCGCCGGCGCGGCGCTGGACGTGTTCGAGCACGAGCCGGCGATGGCGCCCGGCCTGGCCGAGTGCGAGCACGTGGTGCTGGTGCCGCACATCGCGTCGGCCACCGTCGACACGCGCGACCGCATGGCGACGATGGCCGCCGAGAACGCGCTGGCGCACCTGAGATGTGAACGGGCGCCGAATGTGGTAGATCCAGACGTCTATGCCGGCGCGCCCTATCGCGAGCGGGCGGCCACCGGCCGGCGCTGAGCCGGCGGCGAATCACACTTCCGTGCCAACCTGACGAGGAACCGATGCGCTTCCCTGCCCTCCATGCCGCCACGATCACCGCCGCGCTCGCGCTCAGCGGCGCCGCGCTCCGCGCGCAGGCGGCGGCGCCGCCGGCCGCTGCCGCGCCCTTCGACGTGGTGGAGGCGAGCGTTGCCGACGTGGAAGCGGCCCTCCACAGCGGCGCCGTCACCTGCCATGTCCTGGTGCAGGACTACCTGGACCGCATCGACGCCTACGACAAGAACGGACCGGCGATCAACGCGATCATCATCGTCAATCCCGACGCGCTCGCCGTGGCCGACAGCCTGGATGGCGTGGCCAGGCGCGGCGGCAAGACCGGGCCGCTGCATTGCATCCCGGTGATCGTGAAGGACAACTACCAGACCAAGGGCCTGCAGACCACGGGCGGCTCGCTGGCGTTCAAGGGGTTCAAGCCCGATCGGGACGCGTTCGTGGTGGCGCGGCTGCGGGCCGCCGGCGCGATCGTGCTCGCCAAGTCGAACATGGCGGAACTGGCGTTCAGTCCGTACGAGACCGTGAGTTCCATCCTGCCCGGCTATACGCACAACCCGTACGAGTTGGACCGCGTCACGGCGGGTTCGAGCGGGGGCACGGCGGCGGCGGTGGCGGCCAGCTTCGGCGACGTGGGGCTGGGCACCGACACCGGAAATTCCATTCGTGGACCGTCGTCGCATCAGGCGTTGGTGGGGATCCGGCCGACGATGGGGCTCACCAGCCGTGCCGGCGTGGTGCCGCTGTTCCTGGGCGCCGACGTCACGGGGCCGATGGCGCGCACCGTGGCCGACGCGGTGGCGGTGTTGCAGGTGATCGCCGGCCCCGACCCCGAAGATCCGGTCACGCTCGCCAGCCGCGGGCACGTGAGCGCCGACTACGCATCGGCGCTGGTACGCGACGGGCTGCGCGGCGCGCGCATCGGCGTGCTCCACCAGGCGTACGATACGCCGACCATGGATCCCGAGATCAGGACGCTGTTCCAGACCGCGCTGGACGACATGCGCCGCCAGGGGGCGACGATCATCGATCCGGTGGCGGTGCCCGGCCTGGACGAGATCCGCCGGCTGCAGAAGGGTGGGTGCAACACGTTCAAGCGCGACTTCAACGCCTATCTGGCCACGCTGGGCCCCGCCGCGCCCGTGAAGAGCCTGGCCGAGTTGATCCGGTCGCGGAAGTACCACCCATCCATCGAGGTGCGCCTCAAGGACGCCGAAGCGGTGGAGGACACGTCGAGCCGCACCGAGGGGTGCACGAGCGGCGAGGCGATGCGCGCCGCCCTGCGCACCGCGGTCACGCAACTCATGGACTCGATGCACCTGGACGCGATGGTGTACCCCACGTGGAGCAATCCGCCGCGGCTGATCGGCGATCTCAACACGCCGGCGGGCGACAACAACCAGTTCTTCTCGCCCTACACGGGATTCCCGGCCATCACCGTGCCGATGGGGTTCACGCACGGCGGCGTGCTGCCGGACGGCGTGCAGTTCTTTGGCCGGGCATGGGACGAGCGGACGCTGATCAGGCTCGCGTATTCGTACGAGCAGGCCACTCGGCATCGGCGGCCGCCGGTGACTACGCCACCGCTGGTGGCGGTAGGACGGTAGGACGGTAGGGGGGAAGGACGGGGACCGCGTTCGACGTTTGCCGTCCTACCCCCCTACGCCCCTACCATCCTACCGTTCAATGGGCGCTCTCACGGCGTTCCCCCACTCCGTCCAGCTGCCGTCGTAGTTCCGCACCTTCTCGTAGCCCAACAGGTACGTGAGCACGAACCACGTGTGCGAACTCCGTTCGCCGATGCGGCAGTAGGCGATCACGTCGTCCGTTGGCGTGAGCCCCTGCTCGCGCTCGTAGATGGCGCGCAACTCGTCGGCGGTCTTGAACGTCCCGTCGGGATTGGCGGCCCGGGCCCACGGCACGCTCCGCGCGCCCGGAATGTGGCCGCCCCGGAGCGCCCCCTCCTGCGGGTAGTCGGCCATGTGCAGCTTCTTGCCGGTGTATTCGTCCGGCGACCGCACGTCCACGAGCGGCGCGTGCGCGGCGAGATGGCGCTTCACGTCGTCGATGAACGCGCGGATGCGCGCGTCACTGCGCTGCGGCGCGCGGTACTGCGTGGCCGGATACCGCGGCACCGTGGTCTCGACCGGGCGCTCCTCCTGCTCCCACTTGATGCGGCCGCCGTCGAGGATGCGCGCGTTGGCGAATCCGAACAGCTGGAACACCCAGAGCGCGTAGCAGGCCCACCAGTTGTTCTTGTCGCCGTAGAACACGACCGGGGTGGACTCGTCGATCCCCAACCGGCGCACCAACGCCTGGAAGTGCCCGGCGTCGATGTAGTCGCGCACCACGGGATCGTTGAGATCGAGGTGCCAGTCCACCTTCTGCGCGCCGGGAATGTGGCCGCTGTCGTAGAGCAGCACGTCCTCGTCGCTCTCGATGACGCGAAGCGTGGGATCGCCGAGGTGCTCGGCCAGCCAGGCGGTGCTGACCAGCGCCTCGGGGTGGACGTACCCCTTGGCGAGGACGGATGGATCGGTGGGCGTCGTGCGCATGCGGCCACTCCCGTGACGAAAGAAAGACTACTGCACGGAGCCGCCGACGGCGCGAAAAGTTCCGGGCCGCGCAACGCCCCGGCCCGCCCACCTCACCGGTCGCTCTCGCCCTTCCAGTCGCCGGTGAGATCGATGGACCAGCTGCCGGTGCGGCGATCCTCCGGCAGCGCGGCGCGGTACATGATCACCTTGGCCCGTTCGATGGTGATCAGCCCGCCGCCGATCATCCCGTCCAGCTCGGGAAGGATCGCTTCGATCTTCTCCGGCGTGTCGATGCACTCGACCACGATCGGCAGGTCGCTGGACAACTCGAGAAACCGGTCGGTGTGCAGGTGCGAACTGGCGCCGAATCCCATGATCCCGCGGAACACCGTGCAGCCGGCATAGTGGCGTTTGCGCAGCAATTCCACGATCTGCTGGTACAGCGGCTTGCCCTCGAACTTGTCGCTCTCGCCGATGTGGATGCGCATGAGAACGCGCTCGCCCTTGAACCCGTGGGTGATGCTCCCGTGTTCCTGGTTCATCGTCAGGCCCCCCGCTGCAGGTGGATGGCGCCGCGCGCCGCCGCGAATCCCGCGAACATCGCGACCAGCGACACGCCGACGCTCAACAGCACGTACACCCCGGCTCGATTGTACTCGCCGTCGCGCAGCAGCGCGAACGTCTCGTAGCTGAACGTGGAGAACGTCGTGTACCCGCCGCACACGCCCGACGTGAGCAGCAATCCGACCTGCGGATTCACGGCCGCCGTCTCGGCCAGATACGCCACGAGGAAGCCGAGGAGGAGGGACCCGGAGACGTTGATGAGCAGCGTCGCCACGGGAAACCCCGGGCCGGCGCGGCCCTGCACGTACACCGTGGCCAGATAACGCATGGCCCCGCCGGCCGCGGCCCCCACGGCCACGTAGGCCACGTTCACGAGCAGTCTCATGGTGTGTTCGGCGCGGACGGGCCGGCCGCCTCCCAGGTGGCGAGTCGCGAGATGGCGCGGAATCGTTCGATGAGATCGTCGAGCACGGGGTCGAGCTGCTCACGCACCGACGCATCCACGGTGCCGTAGCCGCGCAATCCGCGCGCCCGGCTGTCCTCCAGCCGGATCGTGGCCGACGTGACCATGGCCCGGATGCTCCGCGCGCGCGACATCTGGCGGGGCGCCGTGCCGAGGAGCGTGCTCAGGTGGAGAATGCGCGCCCGGAGATCCTCGACCAGCGGATGGACCTCGGCGGAGAATCGGCCCGGGAGGTCTTCCGCGTAGCGCGTGAGCGGACCCCACGCCTCGCGGTCGGATGCGGAGAGCTGCTCGATGCGCGCCAGCGCTTCGTCCAGGCTCACGAGGAGCACACTGAAATGACGGCGCTGGTTCTCGTTGAGGACCGGTTGCGGATCTGGCATGGACATTAGTATGGCTCCTGCGCGATGCGTTGCGTAGGAGCCATCAGCCGAATGCCGCCCGGCGGTTGCGGGTGAGCTCCATCACCCCTAGCCTACTGCACAGGAACGCTAGCCGCGACCGCGCGGCCGGGCAAGGTCGAAGGTGGAGAGGTCAGGATGCTACGCACGAGACATGTCGCCGTGACCATGGCGACGCTGATGGGCGCCGCGGCGTGTTCGCCGGGCAGTACCGGCAACGCCATCACGCCGCCAAAGTCCGGAGTGACGGCGGTGATCGTGGCGCCGGGTCAACTGAACGTGATCTCCGATGCGCCCGTGCAATTCACCGCGATGGTGATCGGTACCGGCAACGTGAGCCAGGCCGTGCGCTGGAGCGTGCAGCCGCCCAATGCCGCCACGGTGACCGCCGACGGACTCGTGACGGTCTGCTTTCCCGCCAGCAAGTTCACCGTCGTCGCCACCAGCCTCCAGGACACCACCGTCTCGGGATTGGCGTCGGTGCTCGCGGTTTCCACGCTGCCCGGAATCAGCATCGCATCCATCACGCGCAGCGGCACCACCACGCCGGCGACCACCGACTCGATCGCCGGCTCGGTGGACATCGGCGCCACGTTCAACGCCAGCGGCTTCGCGTGCCACGCGCCCACCGAGGCCGACCTCATCGTCACCCGCGCCGCGGGCGACACGGTGGTGGCCCGCCAGACGTTCGGCGCGGGCGTCGCCGGCCCGCAGCAGGTGCTGCTCACGTTCCGCTCCGCGGACAGCACCGCCGGCCATCCGGCGTTCCCCAACGGACCGTATCAGATGCACGTGGGCCTGCTACTCACCGGGCTCGCCACGCCGGTGCCGTCGTCCACGTTCAATATCACGGTCCGCAATCCCTGACGGGCCGCCCCCGCCCCCATATGCCCACACATCCGCGCGGCACGCTGCTCGTCGTGGACGACGAGCCGAAGATCCGCGCCGCCGTGTGCGACGCGGTGAGCGG
The sequence above is drawn from the Gemmatimonadaceae bacterium genome and encodes:
- a CDS encoding D-glycerate dehydrogenase; amino-acid sequence: MNRVFVTRRIPHAGLDLLTRAGAQVRIGQRDEEAAVPQPVLEDGVRWCDVLLSLLTERVDRPLLELNPTLRGVANYAVGFNNIDVPAATALGIPVSNTPGVLTDSTADLTWALILAVARRIPEAHAYMTAGRYRLWGPNLLLGADVSPGGSGRRKVLGVIGFGRIGRAVTRRAAGFDMDVLAYDPDARAQIDADPLARWADLDELLRQSDFVTLHPLLTPDTRHLIDERALRLMKRSAYLINVSRGPVVDEQALVHALRGGKIAGAALDVFEHEPAMAPGLAECEHVVLVPHIASATVDTRDRMATMAAENALAHLRCERAPNVVDPDVYAGAPYRERAATGRR
- a CDS encoding sulfurtransferase, with the translated sequence MRTTPTDPSVLAKGYVHPEALVSTAWLAEHLGDPTLRVIESDEDVLLYDSGHIPGAQKVDWHLDLNDPVVRDYIDAGHFQALVRRLGIDESTPVVFYGDKNNWWACYALWVFQLFGFANARILDGGRIKWEQEERPVETTVPRYPATQYRAPQRSDARIRAFIDDVKRHLAAHAPLVDVRSPDEYTGKKLHMADYPQEGALRGGHIPGARSVPWARAANPDGTFKTADELRAIYEREQGLTPTDDVIAYCRIGERSSHTWFVLTYLLGYEKVRNYDGSWTEWGNAVRAPIER
- a CDS encoding amidase family protein — encoded protein: MRFPALHAATITAALALSGAALRAQAAAPPAAAAPFDVVEASVADVEAALHSGAVTCHVLVQDYLDRIDAYDKNGPAINAIIIVNPDALAVADSLDGVARRGGKTGPLHCIPVIVKDNYQTKGLQTTGGSLAFKGFKPDRDAFVVARLRAAGAIVLAKSNMAELAFSPYETVSSILPGYTHNPYELDRVTAGSSGGTAAAVAASFGDVGLGTDTGNSIRGPSSHQALVGIRPTMGLTSRAGVVPLFLGADVTGPMARTVADAVAVLQVIAGPDPEDPVTLASRGHVSADYASALVRDGLRGARIGVLHQAYDTPTMDPEIRTLFQTALDDMRRQGATIIDPVAVPGLDEIRRLQKGGCNTFKRDFNAYLATLGPAAPVKSLAELIRSRKYHPSIEVRLKDAEAVEDTSSRTEGCTSGEAMRAALRTAVTQLMDSMHLDAMVYPTWSNPPRLIGDLNTPAGDNNQFFSPYTGFPAITVPMGFTHGGVLPDGVQFFGRAWDERTLIRLAYSYEQATRHRRPPVTTPPLVAVGR
- a CDS encoding Ig-like domain-containing protein — protein: MLRTRHVAVTMATLMGAAACSPGSTGNAITPPKSGVTAVIVAPGQLNVISDAPVQFTAMVIGTGNVSQAVRWSVQPPNAATVTADGLVTVCFPASKFTVVATSLQDTTVSGLASVLAVSTLPGISIASITRSGTTTPATTDSIAGSVDIGATFNASGFACHAPTEADLIVTRAAGDTVVARQTFGAGVAGPQQVLLTFRSADSTAGHPAFPNGPYQMHVGLLLTGLATPVPSSTFNITVRNP
- the crcB gene encoding fluoride efflux transporter CrcB; protein product: MRLLVNVAYVAVGAAAGGAMRYLATVYVQGRAGPGFPVATLLINVSGSLLLGFLVAYLAETAAVNPQVGLLLTSGVCGGYTTFSTFSYETFALLRDGEYNRAGVYVLLSVGVSLVAMFAGFAAARGAIHLQRGA
- a CDS encoding DUF190 domain-containing protein, whose translation is MNQEHGSITHGFKGERVLMRIHIGESDKFEGKPLYQQIVELLRKRHYAGCTVFRGIMGFGASSHLHTDRFLELSSDLPIVVECIDTPEKIEAILPELDGMIGGGLITIERAKVIMYRAALPEDRRTGSWSIDLTGDWKGESDR